A genome region from Anolis carolinensis isolate JA03-04 chromosome 6, rAnoCar3.1.pri, whole genome shotgun sequence includes the following:
- the LOC103280671 gene encoding G-protein coupled receptor 4-like, translating into MDNNTLLCQPVLFNTTKYFKIPLYSIVVATGLPLNCLALYALIHQMKKSVILSVYITNLVLANLLQILTLPFWIYHSYQDHHWGLGEEFCIVSALAFRTNFYAKNCFLCLIAMERYLGLVHPLMFQRLQTIRGAVKMSVATWFVVTVLCATGIALQVKNPNRSQDNCLDDSVLDKGYARFKVSIIGFSFFIPCLMMGFFYFKVLLELRKVVSLEKRVKKQIYGFVSLIIATFFLLFMPYQLISSFRFYSELMTKGDNGQLCEFVKDLFIYMQVTLCLSTLDNILDPLLYILLLKDIRAELKDTLSIKVHRTGHLNKSEERDISLYFTSEQM; encoded by the coding sequence ATGGATAATAACACCTTGCTATGCCAACCCGTGCTCTTTAATACCACCAAGTACTTTAAAATCCCCTTATACTCCATCGTGGTGGCTACTGGTCTGCCTCTGAACTGCTTGGCTCTCTATGCCTTGATCCACCAGATGAAGAAGTCGGTCATCCTCTCCGTTTACATCACGAACTTGGTCTTGGCCAATCTCTTGCAGATCCTGACCCTCCCATTCTGGATCTACCACAGCTACCAAGACCACCATTGGGGTTTAGGGGAGGAGTTCTGCATTGTGTCTGCTTTAGCTTTTCGCACCAATTTCTATGCCAAAAACTGCTTCTTGTGCCTGATTGCCATGGAGCGATACCTGGGCCTTGTACATCCACTGATGTTCCAGAGGCTGCAGACGATTCGAGGGGCCGTCAAGATGAGTGTCGCCACTTGGTTTGTGGTGACCGTTTTGTGTGCCACCGGCATTGCGCTCCAGGTCAAGAATCCAAACCGAAGTCAGGACAATTGTCTGGATGATTCTGTACTGGACAAAGGCTATGCCCGGTTTAAGGTGAGCATcattggcttctccttcttcatcCCTTGCCTTATGATGGGCTTCTTCTACTTCAAGGTCCTCCTCGAGCTCCGGAAGGTCGTCTCTTTGGAGAAGAGAGTTAAGAAGCAAATCTATGGCTTTGTCTCCCTCATCATTGCCACTTTCTTCCTTCTGTTCATGCCATACCAGTTGATTTCGTCTTTCAGGTTCTACAGCGAACTGATGACCAAAGGTGACAATGGCCAGCTCTGCGAATTTGTGAAAGATCTTTTCATCTACATGCAGGTGACCTTGTGCCTAAGTACTTTGGACAACATCTTGGACCCGCTTCTTTATATCCTGCTCCTCAAGGATATCCGGGCAGAGCTCAAGGATACACTCAGTATCAAGGTTCACAGGACAGGACATTTGAACAAATCGGAAGAGCGAGATATATCTCTATATTTTACCAGCGAACAGATGTAA
- the hnrnpc gene encoding heterogeneous nuclear ribonucleoproteins C1/C2 isoform X1 encodes MSASLLSMQAMASNVTNKTDPRSLNSRVFIGNLNTLVVKKSDVEAIFSKYGKIVGCSVHKGFAFVQYVNERNARAAVAGEDGRMIAGQVLDINLAAEPKLNRGKTGVKRSATEMYGSVAAPPSPSPLVRSSFELDYDFQRDYYDRMYSYQARVPPPPPIARAVVPSKRQRVSGNTSRRGKSGFNSKSGQRGSSSKSGKLKGDDLQTIKKELTQIKQKVDSLLESLEKIEKDQKLKNDKSEEEQSSSSAKKEESNVKMESEAGADDSAEEGDLLDDDDNEDRGDDQLESIKGDDKEPEEGEDDRDSANGEDDS; translated from the exons AT GTCTGCATCTCTGCTGTCTATGCAAGCCATGGCCAGCAACGTTACCAACAAGACGGATCCTCGATCCCTGAATTCTCGGGTCTTCATTGGGAACCTCAACACCCTGGTGGTGAAGAAGTCAGATGTGGAGGCCATCTTCTCCAAGTACGGCAAGATAGTTGGCTGCTCCGTGCACAAGGGCTTTGCCTTTGTGCAATACGTGAACGAGCGCAATGCTCGGGCTGCTGTGGCAGGAGAAGATGGCAGAATGATTGCAGGCCAGGTCCTAG ATATCAACCTGGCTGCTGAGCCGAAGTTGAACCGGGGCAAAACTGGGGTGAAGAGATCGGCCACAGAGATGTACGGGTCAGTAGCCGCACCACCTTCTCCGTCCCCTCTAGTCAG GTcatcttttgaactggattatgacttTCAGCGAGACTATTATGACAG GATGTACAGCTACCAGGCCCGGGTGCCGCCTCCGCCTCCCATCGCCAGGGCCGTGGTCCCCTCCAAGCGGCAACGGGTCTCGGGAAACACCTCCCGCCGAGGGAAGAGCGGGTTCAACTCAAAGAGCGGGCAGCGCGGGTCGTCCTCCAAGTCTGGGAAGT TGAAAGGGGATGACCTGCAGACAATTAAGAAGGAGCTGACCCAGATTAAGCAGAAAGTGGATTCCCTGCTggaaagcctggagaagataGAGAAAGATCAAA aACTGAAGAATGACAAGTCAGAGGAGGAGCAGAGCAGCAGCTCTGCCAAGAAAGAAGAGAGCAACGTCAAGATGGAATCCGAAGCAGGGGCGGACGACTCCGCTGAGGAAGGGGACCTGCTGGACGACGACGATAACGAAGACCGGGGAGACGACCAG cTGGAGTCCATTAAGGGGGACGACAAGGAGCCCGAAGAAGGTGAAGACGACAGAGACAGCGCCAACGGTGAAGACGACTCCTAA
- the hnrnpc gene encoding heterogeneous nuclear ribonucleoproteins C1/C2 isoform X3: protein MSASLLSMQAMASNVTNKTDPRSLNSRVFIGNLNTLVVKKSDVEAIFSKYGKIVGCSVHKGFAFVQYVNERNARAAVAGEDGRMIAGQVLDINLAAEPKLNRGKTGVKRSATEMYGSSFELDYDFQRDYYDRMYSYQARVPPPPPIARAVVPSKRQRVSGNTSRRGKSGFNSKSGQRGSSSKSGKLKGDDLQTIKKELTQIKQKVDSLLESLEKIEKDQKLKNDKSEEEQSSSSAKKEESNVKMESEAGADDSAEEGDLLDDDDNEDRGDDQLESIKGDDKEPEEGEDDRDSANGEDDS from the exons AT GTCTGCATCTCTGCTGTCTATGCAAGCCATGGCCAGCAACGTTACCAACAAGACGGATCCTCGATCCCTGAATTCTCGGGTCTTCATTGGGAACCTCAACACCCTGGTGGTGAAGAAGTCAGATGTGGAGGCCATCTTCTCCAAGTACGGCAAGATAGTTGGCTGCTCCGTGCACAAGGGCTTTGCCTTTGTGCAATACGTGAACGAGCGCAATGCTCGGGCTGCTGTGGCAGGAGAAGATGGCAGAATGATTGCAGGCCAGGTCCTAG ATATCAACCTGGCTGCTGAGCCGAAGTTGAACCGGGGCAAAACTGGGGTGAAGAGATCGGCCACAGAGATGTACGG GTcatcttttgaactggattatgacttTCAGCGAGACTATTATGACAG GATGTACAGCTACCAGGCCCGGGTGCCGCCTCCGCCTCCCATCGCCAGGGCCGTGGTCCCCTCCAAGCGGCAACGGGTCTCGGGAAACACCTCCCGCCGAGGGAAGAGCGGGTTCAACTCAAAGAGCGGGCAGCGCGGGTCGTCCTCCAAGTCTGGGAAGT TGAAAGGGGATGACCTGCAGACAATTAAGAAGGAGCTGACCCAGATTAAGCAGAAAGTGGATTCCCTGCTggaaagcctggagaagataGAGAAAGATCAAA aACTGAAGAATGACAAGTCAGAGGAGGAGCAGAGCAGCAGCTCTGCCAAGAAAGAAGAGAGCAACGTCAAGATGGAATCCGAAGCAGGGGCGGACGACTCCGCTGAGGAAGGGGACCTGCTGGACGACGACGATAACGAAGACCGGGGAGACGACCAG cTGGAGTCCATTAAGGGGGACGACAAGGAGCCCGAAGAAGGTGAAGACGACAGAGACAGCGCCAACGGTGAAGACGACTCCTAA
- the hnrnpc gene encoding heterogeneous nuclear ribonucleoproteins C1/C2 isoform X2, with the protein MQAMASNVTNKTDPRSLNSRVFIGNLNTLVVKKSDVEAIFSKYGKIVGCSVHKGFAFVQYVNERNARAAVAGEDGRMIAGQVLDINLAAEPKLNRGKTGVKRSATEMYGSVAAPPSPSPLVRSSFELDYDFQRDYYDRMYSYQARVPPPPPIARAVVPSKRQRVSGNTSRRGKSGFNSKSGQRGSSSKSGKLKGDDLQTIKKELTQIKQKVDSLLESLEKIEKDQKLKNDKSEEEQSSSSAKKEESNVKMESEAGADDSAEEGDLLDDDDNEDRGDDQLESIKGDDKEPEEGEDDRDSANGEDDS; encoded by the exons ATGCAAGCCATGGCCAGCAACGTTACCAACAAGACGGATCCTCGATCCCTGAATTCTCGGGTCTTCATTGGGAACCTCAACACCCTGGTGGTGAAGAAGTCAGATGTGGAGGCCATCTTCTCCAAGTACGGCAAGATAGTTGGCTGCTCCGTGCACAAGGGCTTTGCCTTTGTGCAATACGTGAACGAGCGCAATGCTCGGGCTGCTGTGGCAGGAGAAGATGGCAGAATGATTGCAGGCCAGGTCCTAG ATATCAACCTGGCTGCTGAGCCGAAGTTGAACCGGGGCAAAACTGGGGTGAAGAGATCGGCCACAGAGATGTACGGGTCAGTAGCCGCACCACCTTCTCCGTCCCCTCTAGTCAG GTcatcttttgaactggattatgacttTCAGCGAGACTATTATGACAG GATGTACAGCTACCAGGCCCGGGTGCCGCCTCCGCCTCCCATCGCCAGGGCCGTGGTCCCCTCCAAGCGGCAACGGGTCTCGGGAAACACCTCCCGCCGAGGGAAGAGCGGGTTCAACTCAAAGAGCGGGCAGCGCGGGTCGTCCTCCAAGTCTGGGAAGT TGAAAGGGGATGACCTGCAGACAATTAAGAAGGAGCTGACCCAGATTAAGCAGAAAGTGGATTCCCTGCTggaaagcctggagaagataGAGAAAGATCAAA aACTGAAGAATGACAAGTCAGAGGAGGAGCAGAGCAGCAGCTCTGCCAAGAAAGAAGAGAGCAACGTCAAGATGGAATCCGAAGCAGGGGCGGACGACTCCGCTGAGGAAGGGGACCTGCTGGACGACGACGATAACGAAGACCGGGGAGACGACCAG cTGGAGTCCATTAAGGGGGACGACAAGGAGCCCGAAGAAGGTGAAGACGACAGAGACAGCGCCAACGGTGAAGACGACTCCTAA
- the LOC100557254 gene encoding histone H2B 5, whose protein sequence is MPEPAKSAPAPKKGSKKAITKTQKKGDKKRRKSRKESYSIYVYKVLKQVHPDTGISSKAMSIMNSFVNDIFERIAGEASRLAHYNKRSTITSREIQTAVRLLLPGELAKHAVSEGTKAVTKYTSSK, encoded by the coding sequence ATGCCTGAACCAGCGAAGTCCGCGCCTGCTCCCAAGAAGGGATCCAAGAAGGCGATCACCAAGACCCAGAAGAAGGGAGACAAGAAGCGCAGAAAGAGCAGGAAGGAGAGCTACTCCATCTATGTCTACAAGGTGCTGAAACAGGTGCACCCCGACACCGGCATCTCCTCCAAGGCCATGAGCATCATGAACTCCTTCGTGAATGACATCTTCGAGCGCATCGCCGGGGAGGCCTCCCGCCTGGCGCACTACAACAAGCGCTCCACCATCACCTCTCGCGAGATCCAGACCGCCGTCCGCCTCCTGCTTCCCGGGGAGCTGGCCAAGCACGCCGTCTCCGAGGGCACCAAGGCCGTCACCAAGTACACCAGCTCCAAGTAG